A single window of Vigna unguiculata cultivar IT97K-499-35 chromosome 1, ASM411807v1, whole genome shotgun sequence DNA harbors:
- the LOC114164718 gene encoding binding partner of ACD11 1 yields the protein MQATETRTVQVKQLSDLAGEREIHEFFSFSGEIEHVEILSEDGKSKTAYVTFKDPKALEIALLLSGATIVDQVVRITPADNYVPNHEMQEERVVENSINFAPSENVSTDIEEGKASPTNRRIYLTKAQDAVTSMLAKGSAIRQDAVNKAKAFDEKHQLTANASAKVISFDKKVGLTEKWTVGIAAVNQKVKSVDQRLHVSDKTMAAIIAAERKLNDTGSAVKTSRYVTAGTAWLNGAFSKVAKAGHVASSKTREKFNLAVSNLTTKEPSVAAA from the exons ATGCAGGCAACTGAG ACGAGGACTGTTCAAGTTAAGCAGCTTTCAGATCTAGCTGGTGAGAGAGAGATTCACGAGTTCTTCTCCTTTTCTGGAGAAATTGAGCATGTTGAGATCCTCAG TGAAGATGGAAAATCAAAAACTGCATATGTGACATTTAAAGATCCCAAAGCACTTGAAATTGCATTATTGTTATCG GGAGCAACAATAGTGGACCAAGTTGTGAGGATAACTCCAGCTGATAACTATGTACCAAATCATGAGATGCAG GAAGAAAGGGTGGTAGAAAATTCTATAAACTTTGCTCCTTCTGAAAATGTCTCCACAGATATTGAG GAAGGGAAAGCCAGCCCCACCAATAGAAGAATCTACCTTACCAAAGCACAAGATGCAGTTACAAGTATGCTGGCAAAAGGTTCAGCAATAAGGCAGGATGCTGTGAACAAAGCTAAAGCATTTGATGAAAAGCACCAATTGACTGCCAATGCATCTGCAAAGGTCATTTCTTTTGACAAGAAAGTTGGACTAACTGAGAAATGGACAGTAGGCATTGCTGCAGTGaatcagaaagtcaaatctgtGGATCAGAGGCTTCATGTTTCAGATAAAACAATGGCAGCAATAATTGCAGCGGAGAGGAAGCTGAATGACACTGGATCAGCTGTCAAAACAAGCAG ATATGTGACTGCTGGAACAGCATGGTTAAATGGTGCTTTTAGCAAGGTGGCAAAGGCTGGACACGTTGCAAGTTCTAAAACTAGAGAAAAATTTAACTTGGCTGTCTCAAACTTGACAACAAAG GAACCGTCGGTGGCTGCTGCATAG